The following coding sequences are from one Mytilus trossulus isolate FHL-02 chromosome 8, PNRI_Mtr1.1.1.hap1, whole genome shotgun sequence window:
- the LOC134682167 gene encoding 3 beta-hydroxysteroid dehydrogenase/Delta 5-->4-isomerase type 4-like, which yields MHTVLVTGGCGFLGQHVVKHLQLYGENIKEIRVLDFIPFERKLEYNCDRTITSVIGDIQDVELVTRACKGVDAVFHLASKIDVSLLPDVQSMYDVNVKGTHNIIKACKEKDVQYLIYCGTLGSFYGYDAVRNGTETSVTFPKKCSHGHYGETKRKALEIVINENGSSLKNGKVLRTIGILPPGMYGELDPTNTISRNRSVRNGIYYRVMGAMEAKIQYSYVGNVAMMFVRAYQSLLNNEKLGGQYVFAVDDSPPQTHIEHRKPYIGETIGVSSWFVSHRFVCAVLHFIYICLLIISPFKKINFQLSPNVINFVNTTFYVTYEKAKMMFGYKPFYDFKESIRRTIDSLPKVKQ from the exons ATGCACACAGTATTAGTGACAGGAGGATGTGGTTTTCTAGGTCAACATGTGGTCAAACATTTACAGCTATATGGAGAGAACATAAAGGAAATACGGGTTCTAGATTTCATTccttttgaaagaaaattag AATACAACTGTGATAGGACGATAACGTCAGTCATTGGAGACATACAGGATGTAGAATTAGTCACACGAGCTTGTAAAGGGGTCGATGCTGTGTTCCACCTAGCGTCAAAAATAGACGTTTCCTTACTTCCTGACGTACAATCTATGTATGATGTTAATgtaaaag GTACACACAATATCATTAAAGCGTGCAAAGAAAAAGACGTGCAATACTTGATATACTGCGGTACTTTAGGATCATTTTATGGGTACGACGCTGTTCGGAACGGAACAGAAACATCTGTAACTTTTCCAAAGAAATGTTCACATGGCCATTACGGAGAAACAAAACGGAAAGCTTTGGAGATCGTTATAAATGAGAATGGATCATCTTTGAAAAATG GTAAAGTTCTTCGAACTATTGGTATTTTACCTCCCGGGATGTACGGCGAACTTGATCCAACCAATACAATATCTCGTAACAGATCAGTGCGGAATGGAATATACTATCGTGTAATGGGAGCCATGGAGgcaaaaatacaatacagttatgtTGGAAATGTTGCTATGATGTTTGTCAGAGCGTATCAGTCATTGCTTAACAACGAAAAGCTTGGCGGACAGTACGTTTTTGCAGTTGACGATTCACCACCACAGACACATATAGAACATCGAAAACCGTACATAGGCGAAACTATTGGAGTATCGTCATGGTTTGTGTCACATCGCTTTGTGTGTGCTGTACTCCATTTCATATACATTTGCTTACTTATAATAAGTCcgtttaaaaagataaattttcAGTTATCGCCTAATGTAATTAATTTTGTCAATACAACTTTTTATGTAACATATGAGAAAGCAAAAATGATGTTTGGTTACAAACCTTTTTACGACTTCAAAGAATCTATCCGTAGAACTATAGACAGCTTGCCTAAAGTAAAGCAGTGA